The Mercurialis annua linkage group LG2, ddMerAnnu1.2, whole genome shotgun sequence genome contains a region encoding:
- the LOC126670758 gene encoding dirigent protein 4-like, translating into MMMFYVCSANDEGDYYSETKYGIVMKKKMTKINFFYHYVSGGENPNVVRIAQANATRNESNPFPPFGDLNAINNALRVGIEPNSRIIGRAKGLEVEASQGNEMPTAVVYLDFGFTTGELNGSSFVICSRDLYLEPIHELAVVGGRGNFRMAEGFAKVELIFFNPTDGYGVDKYCVNLYHH; encoded by the coding sequence ATGATGATGTTTTATGTTTGTAGTGCAAATGATGAAGGGGATTACTACAGCGAAACCAAATATGGTATAGTTATGAAGAAGAAAATGaccaaaattaatttcttcTACCATTACGTTTCGGGTGGCGAAAATCCTAACGTTGTTCGAATAGCTCAAGCCAATGCAACCAGAAACGAGAGCAACCCGTTTCCTCCTTTCGGGGATCTTAATGCTATTAATAATGCTCTAAGGGTAGGGATCGAACCGAACTCACGAATCATAGGGCGTGCTAAAGGACTCGAAGTAGAAGCGAGCCAAGGAAATGAAATGCCGACCGCAGTTGTTTACTTGGATTTCGGATTCACTACGGGTGAACTTAATGGAAGTTCATTTGTTATTTGTTCAAGAGATTTATATTTAGAGCCAATACATGAGCTAGCAGTTGTTGGTGGAAGAGGAAATTTCAGGATGGCTGAGGGTTTTGCTAAggttgaattaatatttttcaatccCACCGATGGATATGGCGTTGATAAGTACTGTGTTAACTTATATCATCACTAA